A DNA window from Jaculus jaculus isolate mJacJac1 chromosome 1, mJacJac1.mat.Y.cur, whole genome shotgun sequence contains the following coding sequences:
- the Aim2 gene encoding interferon-inducible protein AIM2, translated as MESRYKEILLLVGLDNITDEELQRFKFFLPDEFTIAKGKLEAANRPMLANLMIQNQGVKFAVTKTIALFRKLNYMHVATSLEEEKQKVDNAFMINEREKDPKIVKKKSEAEMCSMAPAPSRSDVSKLGATPEASPPTQPEKKALVVQQGSLRECLKKESLTVLVLKAMKPFKFQTQEGEQEMFHATVATETDFFFVKVFNTQLKDKFVSRRIIVISQYYQHRDYLEVNSSSIVSDANSDQKVSVPQSIIRKAGETPKISKLQTQPPGTVVNGVFVIQKKTERKDSVLFDLNDNTGRMKALVLGNQSKVPCAKGDKLRLTFFEVSKSGEKLQLTSGVHSLIKVIKAKK; from the exons ATGGAGAGTCGATATAAGGAAATACTGCTGCTGGTGGGCCTGGATAACATCACTGATGAGGAACTGCAGAGGTTTAAGTTCTTTCTTCCTGATGAGTTTACGATTGCCAAGGGCAAACTGGAGGCTGCAAACAGGCCAATGCTAGCTAACTTGATGATTCAGAACCAGGGTGTGAAGTTTGCAGTGACAAAGACCATTGCCCTTTTCAGGAAGTTGAATTATATGCATGTAGCAACCAGTCtggaggaagagaaacagaaag TTGATAATGCATTCATGATAAATGAGAGGGAAAAAGATCCAAagattgtaaaaaagaaaagtgaagcagAAATGTGTTCCATGGCTCCCGCCCCAAGCAGAAGTGATGTCAGCAAGCTGGGTGCTACACCAGAAGCCTCTCCTCCGACTCAG CCCGAGAAGAAGGCCCTGGTGGTCCAGCAAGGATCCCTCAGGGAATGCCTGAAGAAAGAGTCTCTGACAGTCCTGGTGCTGAAAGCAATGAAGCCCTTCAAGTTTCAGACCCAAGAAGGGGAGCAAGAGATGTTCCATGCCACAGTAGCTACGGAGACAGATTTCTTCTTTGTGAAAGTTTTCAATACACAGCTGAAAGATAAATTTGTTTCAAGGAGAATAATTGTCATATCCCAGTATTATCAGCACAGAGATTATCTAGAGGTGAATAGCTCTTCTATTGTGTCAGATGCTAATTCTGACCAAAAAGTCAGTGTTCCACAGAGTATTATCAGGAAAGCTGGTGAAACTCCGAAGATAAGTAAGCTTCAGACTCAGCCCCCGGGGACGGTTGTGAATGGGGTGTTTGTAATCCAGAAG aaaacagaaagaaaggatagTGTATTATTCGACCTAAATGACAACACAGGAAGGATGAAAGCATTGGTGCTTGGAAATCAAAGCAAAGTACCATGTGCAAAAGGGGACAAGCTTAGACTTACATTCTTTGAGGTGTCAAAAAGTGGAGAGAAACTGCAGctgacatctggagttcacagccTCATTAAG GTTattaaagccaaaaaataa